Proteins co-encoded in one Stenotrophomonas maltophilia genomic window:
- the ubiA gene encoding 4-hydroxybenzoate octaprenyltransferase, with product MADTPLTSPQSPATPRWRHYWSLMRADRPIGTLLLLWPTWWALWLAAGGLPPLWTLFVFTAGVWLTRSAGCVINDYADRWLDPHVERTKARPLATGAISGRAALALFAVLMLVAFGLVLTMNGLTIGLSFIGVFLAASYPYLKRYTHLPQVYLGMSFGWGIPMAFAAVQGEVPMLGWLLYAGNILWSTAYDTWYAMVDREDDLKMGSHSTAILFGDLDLVIQGVLYALFLATMALVGVRGGLGGYYLAGVAVATALVVYEFWICRKRERGPCFKAFLHNNWVGAALFAGIAVDLALR from the coding sequence ATGGCTGATACCCCCCTCACTTCGCCGCAATCGCCGGCGACGCCGCGCTGGCGGCATTACTGGAGTCTGATGCGCGCCGATCGCCCGATCGGCACGCTGCTGCTGCTGTGGCCCACCTGGTGGGCGCTGTGGCTGGCCGCTGGCGGGCTGCCGCCGCTGTGGACCCTGTTCGTGTTCACCGCCGGTGTTTGGCTGACCCGCTCGGCCGGATGCGTCATCAACGATTACGCCGATCGCTGGCTCGACCCGCATGTGGAACGCACCAAGGCGCGCCCGCTGGCCACCGGTGCGATCAGTGGCCGCGCCGCGCTGGCCCTGTTCGCGGTGCTGATGCTGGTGGCGTTCGGGCTGGTGCTGACCATGAACGGGCTGACCATCGGCCTGAGCTTCATCGGCGTGTTCCTGGCCGCCAGCTACCCGTACCTGAAGCGCTACACCCACCTGCCGCAGGTCTACCTGGGCATGTCGTTCGGCTGGGGCATCCCGATGGCGTTCGCCGCCGTGCAGGGTGAAGTGCCGATGCTGGGCTGGCTGCTGTATGCCGGCAACATCCTGTGGTCCACCGCCTACGACACCTGGTATGCCATGGTCGATCGCGAGGACGACCTGAAGATGGGCTCGCACTCCACCGCGATCCTGTTTGGCGACCTGGACCTGGTGATCCAGGGCGTGCTGTACGCGCTGTTCCTGGCCACCATGGCGCTGGTCGGCGTGCGCGGTGGGCTGGGCGGCTACTACCTGGCGGGCGTGGCGGTGGCCACCGCGCTGGTGGTGTACGAGTTCTGGATCTGCCGCAAGCGCGAGCGCGGCCCGTGCTTCAAGGCGTTCCTGCACAACAACTGGGTCGGCGCCGCGCTGTTTGCCGGCATCGCCGTGGACCTGGCGCTGCGCTGA
- a CDS encoding M3 family metallopeptidase: protein MHARRMRTTTAIAVLLAMAPFTSLGAPSLRADDRAYFASATAEQTARDALGRQLETLQHATGIAPAERFQQAEAMQAQCLRHHSYLHLQAARNARDHRPAQALDEVMGLCSRIARTGRATLREVPADAAWARPYGLLRARALKEAAAPANPALEQAVDALADPALDSFARLRGQILRTAEYPQIERDGQHWDTGRDRQALAQHRDRALREAGWKGYWQGLQSRREPMASVLLGLVQVNDATARLQGQGSAPARGYQHMGLDAATVDATLRAIEQHAGDRRAYQDMLLRHAAQSGIDAPQIWDTTVPDAGYTPPVLTLTQLRDNAAEAMQGLGPAYVAELRALLDPANHRMDLATERGDRSADAFPINAPGAPSMLFVGVRSGDLESDVEIAHEAGHALHGEWMQRGHASPLQRNGSPWLTEAFAIYNELRFRDRLYQQAQDPRARAYYLKSLLDDMVLQLFTSSEEAQLEQSIYQGVAAQSLGTADDLDALTGQVLARFGQEPERYPPLRSSWISKRLMYDDPNYLVNYLYAGLLAVQFYVQDQRDPEGFGQRYLAVLGEGFDRAPNEQVAQLLGQTPDWPALVEADLQVFNQLAAQLRALHARIEQGQGA, encoded by the coding sequence ATGCACGCTCGCAGGATGCGCACCACCACCGCCATTGCCGTGCTGCTGGCGATGGCGCCTTTCACCAGCCTGGGCGCGCCGTCGTTGCGCGCCGACGACCGCGCCTACTTCGCCAGCGCCACGGCTGAACAGACCGCCCGTGATGCACTGGGCAGGCAGCTGGAGACCCTGCAGCACGCGACCGGCATCGCGCCCGCGGAGCGCTTCCAGCAGGCCGAGGCGATGCAAGCGCAGTGCCTGCGCCATCACAGCTACCTGCACCTGCAGGCCGCCCGCAATGCGCGCGATCATCGCCCGGCACAGGCGCTGGACGAGGTGATGGGGCTGTGCAGCCGCATCGCCCGTACTGGCCGCGCCACGCTGCGCGAGGTGCCTGCGGACGCTGCCTGGGCGCGGCCCTATGGCTTGCTTCGCGCGCGCGCGCTGAAAGAAGCCGCCGCCCCGGCCAACCCCGCGCTGGAGCAGGCCGTGGATGCCCTGGCCGATCCGGCGCTGGACAGCTTCGCGCGCCTGCGTGGGCAGATCCTGCGCACGGCTGAGTACCCGCAGATCGAACGCGACGGGCAGCACTGGGATACCGGGCGCGACAGGCAGGCGCTGGCCCAGCATCGCGACCGCGCGCTGCGCGAGGCCGGTTGGAAGGGCTACTGGCAGGGCCTGCAATCGCGCCGCGAGCCGATGGCCTCGGTGCTGCTGGGCCTGGTGCAGGTGAACGATGCGACCGCGCGTCTGCAGGGGCAGGGCTCCGCGCCGGCGCGGGGCTATCAGCACATGGGCCTGGATGCAGCGACCGTGGACGCCACGTTGCGGGCGATCGAACAGCATGCAGGGGATCGCCGCGCCTACCAGGACATGCTGCTGCGCCACGCGGCGCAGTCCGGCATCGATGCACCGCAGATCTGGGATACCACGGTGCCCGACGCCGGGTATACGCCGCCGGTGCTGACACTGACGCAGCTGCGCGACAACGCCGCCGAAGCGATGCAGGGTCTCGGGCCCGCGTACGTCGCCGAACTGCGTGCGCTGCTTGATCCGGCCAACCACCGTATGGACCTGGCCACCGAGCGTGGCGACCGCAGTGCGGATGCGTTCCCGATCAATGCCCCCGGCGCGCCGTCGATGCTGTTCGTCGGCGTGCGCAGTGGCGACCTGGAAAGCGACGTCGAGATCGCCCACGAAGCCGGCCATGCCCTGCACGGTGAATGGATGCAGCGTGGCCATGCATCGCCGCTGCAGCGCAACGGCAGCCCGTGGCTGACCGAGGCGTTCGCCATCTACAACGAGCTGCGCTTCCGCGACCGGTTGTACCAGCAGGCGCAGGACCCGAGGGCCAGGGCCTACTACCTGAAGTCACTGCTGGACGATATGGTGCTGCAGCTGTTCACCTCGTCGGAGGAGGCGCAGCTGGAGCAGTCGATCTACCAGGGCGTGGCCGCCCAGTCGCTGGGCACCGCCGATGATCTCGATGCCCTCACCGGGCAAGTGCTGGCGCGCTTCGGCCAGGAGCCCGAGCGCTACCCGCCGCTGCGCAGCAGCTGGATCAGCAAGCGCCTGATGTACGACGATCCGAACTATCTGGTCAATTACCTGTATGCGGGTCTGCTGGCGGTGCAGTTCTATGTGCAGGATCAGCGCGACCCGGAGGGCTTCGGCCAGCGCTACCTGGCCGTGCTGGGCGAAGGCTTTGATCGCGCGCCGAACGAACAGGTGGCCCAACTGCTGGGGCAGACACCGGATTGGCCGGCCCTGGTGGAGGCCGATCTGCAGGTGTTCAACCAGTTGGCCGCACAGCTGCGGGCATTGCATGCGCGGATCGAGCAAGGACAGGGTGCATGA
- a CDS encoding short-chain fatty acid transporter, translating into MASTAAVQDGWMARAALRSAAWAEKWFPDAYVFAVLGVVIVALAALGFGSTPQATASAFGDGFWSLIPFTMQMAFVVIGGYAVATAPVVARFIDFLARVPRTGRGAVVYVGLISMLASLLSWGFSLVFGGLLVRALARRSELHMDYRAAGASAYLGLGAVWAMGLSSSAAQLQANPASMPPGLVEITGVLPFTETIFLWQSIALTAALILVSLLIAWLTAPAAGSARTAEDFPGAAQAEPEPLQQRTRPGEWLEYSPLLTVLLSFLAFGWLFNEFANKPLVTAIANLNTYNFLFISLGLLLHWRPRSFLNAVAKAVPSTTGVLIQFPLYGGIAMILTHAAGGDGQTLAHRLSSLFVHVASTDTFALVMGVYSAVLGFFVPSGGGKWIIEAPYVMQAANELKAHLGWAVQVYNAAEALPNLINPFWMLPLLGVLGLKARDIVGFTFIQLLVHIPLVLGLLWLLGMTLTYVPPVMP; encoded by the coding sequence ATGGCCTCGACGGCAGCAGTGCAGGACGGCTGGATGGCGCGCGCAGCGTTGCGCTCGGCCGCCTGGGCGGAAAAGTGGTTCCCCGACGCCTACGTGTTCGCGGTGTTGGGCGTGGTCATCGTCGCGCTGGCTGCGCTGGGCTTCGGCTCGACCCCGCAGGCCACCGCCAGCGCCTTCGGCGATGGCTTCTGGAGCCTGATTCCGTTCACCATGCAGATGGCCTTCGTGGTCATCGGCGGCTACGCGGTGGCCACCGCGCCGGTGGTCGCGCGCTTCATCGACTTCCTGGCACGGGTGCCGCGTACCGGTCGTGGCGCGGTGGTCTACGTCGGCCTGATCAGCATGCTGGCCTCGCTGCTCAGCTGGGGCTTCTCGCTGGTGTTCGGCGGCCTGCTGGTGCGCGCGCTGGCCCGCCGCAGCGAACTGCACATGGATTATCGCGCCGCCGGTGCTTCGGCGTACCTGGGGCTGGGCGCAGTGTGGGCGATGGGCTTGAGTTCGTCGGCCGCGCAGCTGCAGGCCAACCCGGCCAGCATGCCGCCGGGGCTGGTCGAGATCACCGGCGTGTTGCCGTTCACCGAAACCATCTTCCTGTGGCAGTCGATCGCACTGACCGCGGCATTGATCCTGGTCTCGCTGCTGATTGCCTGGCTCACCGCGCCGGCTGCCGGTAGTGCGCGTACCGCCGAGGATTTCCCCGGCGCCGCACAGGCCGAGCCGGAACCGTTGCAGCAGCGCACGCGCCCGGGCGAGTGGCTCGAATACAGTCCGCTGCTGACCGTGCTGCTCTCGTTTCTCGCCTTCGGTTGGCTGTTCAACGAGTTCGCCAACAAGCCGCTGGTCACCGCCATCGCCAACCTCAACACCTACAACTTCCTGTTCATTTCGCTGGGCCTGCTGCTGCACTGGCGCCCGCGCAGCTTCCTCAACGCGGTGGCCAAGGCAGTGCCGAGCACCACCGGCGTGCTGATCCAGTTCCCGCTGTACGGCGGCATCGCGATGATCCTCACCCACGCCGCCGGCGGTGACGGGCAGACGCTGGCGCACCGGCTGTCGAGCCTGTTCGTGCACGTGGCCAGCACCGATACCTTCGCGCTGGTGATGGGCGTCTACTCGGCGGTGCTGGGCTTCTTCGTGCCGTCCGGTGGCGGCAAGTGGATCATCGAGGCGCCGTACGTGATGCAGGCCGCCAACGAACTGAAGGCGCACCTGGGCTGGGCGGTGCAGGTCTACAACGCCGCCGAAGCACTGCCGAACCTGATCAATCCGTTCTGGATGCTGCCGCTGCTGGGTGTGCTGGGCCTGAAGGCGCGCGACATCGTGGGCTTCACCTTCATCCAGCTGCTGGTGCATATCCCGCTGGTGCTGGGCCTGCTGTGGTTGCTGGGCATGACCCTGACCTATGTGCCGCCGGTGATGCCCTGA
- a CDS encoding VOC family protein encodes MRLLHLTLPVSDVGAVAAYFHDVLQQRVVGHHVHIGWSTIELQPAEGRPVGGVHLAFNVPDNRFGEAMTWLRERTPLQRNPAGLDYFALESNWQSQSVYFTGPDGLILELIGRRRLPASTRAGAFHGSELTCLSEVGLPSHAVDAVREQSHLHFGLQPISPPSAQFAPMGDDEGLLIVVAADRRWFPEQKDLPNAQGLQLQVGDVAGPGVVEDLALGWRVEAA; translated from the coding sequence ATGCGTCTGCTGCACCTCACGCTGCCGGTGTCCGATGTTGGCGCGGTCGCTGCGTATTTCCACGATGTGCTGCAACAGCGCGTGGTCGGCCACCATGTGCACATCGGCTGGAGCACGATCGAGCTGCAACCGGCCGAGGGGCGTCCGGTCGGCGGCGTGCACCTGGCCTTCAATGTGCCCGACAACCGCTTCGGCGAGGCGATGACCTGGTTGCGCGAGCGCACGCCATTGCAGCGCAATCCTGCCGGGCTGGACTACTTCGCGCTGGAAAGCAACTGGCAGTCGCAGTCGGTGTACTTCACCGGCCCCGACGGCCTGATCCTGGAGCTGATCGGTCGCCGCCGCCTGCCGGCCAGTACGCGCGCAGGCGCTTTCCACGGCAGCGAGCTGACCTGCCTGAGCGAAGTCGGTCTGCCCAGTCATGCTGTTGATGCGGTGCGCGAGCAATCCCACCTGCACTTCGGCCTGCAGCCGATCAGCCCACCTTCGGCGCAGTTCGCCCCCATGGGCGACGACGAGGGGCTGCTGATCGTGGTGGCGGCCGATCGCCGCTGGTTCCCGGAACAGAAAGACCTGCCCAACGCACAGGGCCTGCAGCTTCAGGTCGGTGATGTGGCGGGCCCCGGTGTTGTGGAAGACCTTGCGCTGGGCTGGCGGGTAGAGGCGGCCTGA
- a CDS encoding YiiX/YebB-like N1pC/P60 family cysteine hydrolase codes for MHRILLLIGLLLPALWPAVALAVDLREGDLLFVTAGHSGLSAAIDDATGTRGSTGFDHVALLAATAKGWEVLHADEKGSRRQPLSAFRQEAQAKQRQIVVYRLRAPQQAAIKNAVATARTMLGKPYNTSYVLNEDSYYCSDFIERAFRAHHVFTLQPMNFRNAQTGQIAQHWIDLYRGMGMDVPKDQPGTNPNDMSAAPVLQRVGVLE; via the coding sequence ATGCATCGCATCCTGCTCCTGATCGGCCTGCTGCTGCCCGCACTGTGGCCGGCCGTGGCGTTGGCCGTAGACCTCCGCGAAGGCGACCTGCTGTTCGTCACTGCCGGCCACAGCGGCCTGAGCGCGGCCATCGACGATGCCACCGGCACGCGGGGCAGCACCGGCTTCGACCACGTGGCCCTGCTGGCTGCCACGGCGAAGGGCTGGGAAGTGCTGCATGCCGACGAGAAGGGATCGCGCCGGCAACCGCTGTCCGCGTTCCGCCAGGAGGCGCAGGCCAAGCAGCGGCAGATTGTGGTCTATCGCCTGCGTGCACCGCAGCAGGCCGCGATCAAGAACGCGGTGGCCACCGCGCGCACGATGCTGGGCAAGCCGTACAACACCTCGTATGTGTTGAACGAGGACAGCTACTACTGCTCGGACTTCATCGAGCGCGCGTTCCGTGCGCATCACGTTTTCACATTGCAGCCGATGAACTTCCGCAATGCGCAGACCGGTCAGATCGCCCAGCACTGGATCGACCTGTACCGCGGCATGGGCATGGACGTGCCGAAGGACCAGCCCGGCACCAACCCCAACGACATGTCGGCCGCGCCGGTACTGCAGCGCGTCGGCGTGCTGGAATAA
- a CDS encoding Gfo/Idh/MocA family protein, with amino-acid sequence MKRREFIAASAAVAASSLLPQTPAWARGRKVRLAMIGTGMRGLVLLKELVRRDDVDVVALCDIEPIMLGRAMEMVAKAGKPAPKTYGQDRDTQAWKRLLEQKGIDGVIIATPWEYHAPMAIAAMQAGVAVGCEVVAGITLQDHWDVLKAQLSTGTPYMLLENVCYRRDVMATLQMVRQGLFGELVHLQAGYQHDLRGVKFNSGDPNQPYDSGVEFGPKGWSEARWRTEHSVQRNGELYPSHGIGPCAMYTGINRGNRFTHINAFATKARGLHEYTVAKSGGTTHPSTQVKFKLGDIVTTTLACENGETILLQHDTSLPRPYSMGFRVQGTKGLWMDVNHSIHIEGRSPPHQWEEFKKYQDEYEHPLWKQNADTAASAGHGGMDWFVIHAFVEAVKAKAPMPIDIYDAVTWSAITPLSEQSIANSFQTLEFPDFTAGAWKQRKPIFAFDGKY; translated from the coding sequence ATGAAACGTAGGGAATTCATCGCGGCCAGCGCCGCTGTCGCCGCCAGCAGCCTGCTGCCGCAGACCCCGGCATGGGCACGCGGACGCAAGGTGCGCCTGGCCATGATCGGTACCGGCATGCGCGGCCTGGTGCTGCTGAAGGAACTGGTACGCCGCGACGACGTGGACGTGGTCGCGCTGTGCGATATCGAGCCGATCATGCTCGGCCGCGCCATGGAGATGGTGGCCAAGGCCGGCAAGCCGGCGCCGAAGACCTACGGCCAGGACCGTGACACCCAAGCCTGGAAGCGCCTGCTGGAACAGAAGGGCATCGATGGCGTGATCATCGCCACGCCGTGGGAGTACCACGCGCCGATGGCGATTGCCGCGATGCAGGCCGGCGTGGCCGTAGGCTGCGAAGTGGTGGCCGGCATCACCCTGCAGGACCACTGGGACGTGCTGAAGGCCCAGCTGAGCACCGGCACGCCGTACATGCTGCTGGAAAACGTCTGCTATCGCCGCGACGTGATGGCGACGCTGCAGATGGTGCGGCAGGGCCTGTTCGGCGAACTGGTACACCTGCAGGCCGGCTACCAGCACGACCTGCGCGGCGTGAAGTTCAATTCCGGCGACCCGAACCAGCCTTACGACAGCGGCGTGGAATTCGGCCCGAAGGGCTGGAGCGAAGCGCGCTGGCGCACCGAGCATTCGGTGCAGCGCAACGGCGAGCTGTACCCCAGCCACGGCATCGGCCCGTGCGCGATGTACACCGGCATCAACCGTGGCAACCGCTTCACCCACATCAATGCCTTCGCGACCAAGGCCCGTGGTCTGCACGAGTACACCGTGGCCAAGAGTGGCGGCACCACCCACCCCAGCACCCAGGTCAAGTTCAAGCTGGGTGACATCGTCACCACTACGCTGGCCTGCGAGAACGGCGAGACCATCCTGCTGCAGCACGACACCTCGCTGCCGCGCCCGTATTCGATGGGCTTCCGCGTGCAGGGCACCAAGGGTCTGTGGATGGACGTGAACCACTCGATCCACATCGAAGGCCGCAGCCCGCCGCACCAGTGGGAAGAGTTCAAGAAGTACCAGGACGAATACGAGCACCCGCTGTGGAAGCAGAATGCCGATACCGCCGCCAGTGCCGGCCACGGTGGCATGGACTGGTTCGTCATCCACGCCTTTGTGGAAGCGGTGAAGGCCAAGGCGCCGATGCCGATCGACATCTACGACGCGGTGACCTGGAGCGCGATCACCCCGTTGAGCGAGCAGTCGATCGCCAACAGCTTCCAGACGCTGGAGTTCCCGGACTTCACCGCCGGTGCATGGAAGCAGCGCAAGCCGATCTTCGCGTTCGACGGTAAATACTGA
- a CDS encoding alpha/beta hydrolase family protein has product MRMRTTAFGVLLMTASLCAHADGARVAGERHGSTTVASAAVRDAQHRDSLRYTVWYPAPARSRETALTIGPPDAPLFDVGRAAMAAPVAGERLPTLLLSHGNGGSARMMGWLGTALARAGYLVIAVDHPGNNGADEMTLPGSLLTWLRADDLHAALAAVKADPILGPHIDTQRLGVVGFSAGGYTALLAAGARPDLQRLLAFCRAHPDDGVCQPQQEAATHTMEARLAAAASPALAPWIAEADRSRAIPGVRAVFLLAPAIVQAFAPEQLSSLRQPVSILLGDADKVAPPASNGNAAQAMIPGATLTRLPDVGHYDFLSECTAPGRQRLAALCSTAVPKAQTHAQTIDATERFFGDALR; this is encoded by the coding sequence ATGCGCATGAGAACCACAGCTTTCGGCGTGCTGCTGATGACAGCCTCCCTTTGCGCCCATGCCGACGGCGCACGGGTGGCCGGCGAACGCCACGGCAGCACAACCGTGGCCAGCGCCGCGGTGCGCGATGCGCAGCACCGCGACAGCCTGCGCTACACGGTCTGGTATCCAGCGCCGGCCCGTAGCCGGGAAACCGCCCTGACCATCGGCCCACCCGATGCGCCGCTGTTCGATGTCGGCCGCGCGGCGATGGCGGCTCCCGTCGCCGGCGAGCGCCTGCCGACGCTGCTGCTGTCGCATGGCAATGGCGGCAGCGCGCGCATGATGGGCTGGTTGGGTACGGCGCTGGCGCGTGCCGGCTATCTGGTGATTGCGGTCGATCATCCCGGCAACAACGGTGCCGATGAGATGACCCTGCCCGGCAGCCTGCTCACCTGGCTGCGCGCGGACGATCTGCACGCCGCGTTGGCGGCGGTGAAGGCCGATCCAATTCTGGGACCCCACATCGACACCCAACGGCTGGGCGTGGTTGGCTTCTCCGCTGGCGGCTACACGGCGCTGCTGGCCGCCGGCGCGCGCCCGGATCTGCAACGTCTGCTGGCATTCTGTCGCGCGCATCCCGACGACGGCGTGTGCCAACCGCAGCAGGAAGCTGCCACGCACACAATGGAAGCACGCCTGGCCGCTGCGGCTTCGCCCGCGCTCGCTCCCTGGATCGCCGAGGCCGACAGGTCTCGCGCGATTCCCGGCGTGCGGGCGGTGTTCCTGCTGGCACCGGCCATCGTGCAGGCATTCGCGCCTGAACAGCTGTCCTCCTTGCGGCAGCCGGTGTCGATCCTGCTGGGCGACGCTGACAAGGTTGCCCCACCGGCGAGCAATGGCAACGCTGCGCAGGCAATGATTCCGGGTGCGACGCTGACGCGCCTGCCGGATGTTGGCCACTACGATTTCCTGTCCGAGTGCACTGCACCCGGCCGGCAACGGCTGGCGGCGCTGTGCAGCACCGCCGTGCCGAAGGCGCAGACCCACGCACAGACGATTGATGCGACAGAACGTTTCTTCGGCGATGCCCTGCGCTAG
- a CDS encoding AraC family transcriptional regulator, giving the protein MSAAGKALWYIETHADLPLALADIAAAAGLSPFHLSRLFQARTGTSVVRYLRGRRLTAAAQRLANGAGDILQVALGAGYTTHAAFTRAFCEQFGQTPERVREQGTDGLALVQAIRVDDAPAACAEAPWLLDTPAFQLAGIGMRHTRDSGGAIPGQWAQLNREWPAPAPISFGVCCNSDDDGGFDYIATLPVGSLRPVPAHWQRVDVPARRYLVAWHAGHISAIRSTWFWLLDHYLPGSGLSLADAPDLERYDTRFDEHTGHGGVEIWLPVDERPC; this is encoded by the coding sequence ATGAGCGCGGCAGGCAAGGCGTTGTGGTACATCGAAACCCATGCGGATCTGCCGCTGGCACTGGCCGATATCGCCGCCGCGGCCGGACTGTCGCCGTTCCACCTGTCGCGCCTGTTCCAGGCCCGCACCGGCACGTCGGTGGTGCGCTACCTGCGTGGACGGCGACTGACCGCTGCCGCGCAGCGCCTGGCCAACGGTGCGGGCGACATCCTGCAGGTGGCGCTGGGCGCCGGCTACACCACCCACGCCGCGTTCACCCGCGCCTTCTGCGAACAGTTCGGGCAAACCCCTGAACGGGTGCGCGAACAGGGCACCGATGGGCTGGCACTGGTGCAGGCGATCCGCGTGGACGATGCCCCGGCTGCCTGCGCTGAGGCACCATGGCTGCTCGACACGCCCGCCTTCCAGCTGGCCGGGATCGGCATGCGTCACACCCGCGACAGTGGCGGTGCGATTCCCGGGCAGTGGGCCCAGCTCAATCGCGAATGGCCGGCGCCGGCCCCGATCAGTTTCGGCGTGTGCTGCAACAGTGATGACGACGGTGGCTTCGACTACATCGCCACGCTGCCGGTGGGCTCGCTTCGCCCTGTGCCTGCGCACTGGCAGCGCGTGGACGTGCCCGCACGACGCTACCTGGTGGCCTGGCATGCTGGGCACATCTCGGCCATCCGCTCGACCTGGTTCTGGCTGCTGGACCACTACCTGCCAGGCTCCGGCCTGAGCCTGGCCGACGCGCCGGACCTGGAACGCTACGACACCCGCTTCGATGAGCACACCGGCCACGGCGGCGTGGAGATCTGGTTGCCCGTGGACGAACGCCCCTGCTGA
- a CDS encoding TPM domain-containing protein: MSGPRGVKWTWATAWLLLLLCLLPLGVMATVAVPALDDPVVDSAHALSADTRNTLRTQALQLQARTGAQLQVLVVDHVGEEGIEAYAQRVFEQWQLGRDGVDDGVLLLVAVQDRRVRIQTGYGLEGAIPDAYAARIIDKAIVPRFREGDLDQGLLEGTNVLVALIDGESLPEWEEPSARNVLPPDWRSADSVVALTLLAGFLAGLWRSPSTRPAAKTADDFARRHHQRRRGTSRAATPAQARAKRLPAWGRPMLVTAVVAMGMLAAALWAPRAALAALCFVLALCVPVASLLGWCWRRSRALRVVLLGLLAVNAGFFVVMLLRGQLPPSLALHTVLDLAVGIAAMLVFFLVQAGRARWHKDRRSFALRFAVLLLLSAGYALCALLAIERAEPAARLAATIGWSAGTLLLYFAWIFTLLPADRARGGRGSSAGQRSASSSTSSSASSSSSSSWSGGGGRSGGGGASGSW; encoded by the coding sequence ATGAGCGGGCCGCGCGGGGTGAAGTGGACCTGGGCCACGGCATGGCTGTTGCTGCTGCTGTGCCTGTTGCCGCTGGGGGTGATGGCCACCGTTGCAGTGCCTGCGCTGGATGATCCGGTGGTAGACAGCGCCCACGCGTTGTCGGCCGACACCCGCAACACGCTGCGTACGCAGGCGCTACAGCTGCAGGCGCGCACCGGCGCGCAGCTGCAGGTGCTGGTGGTCGACCACGTTGGCGAGGAGGGCATCGAAGCGTATGCACAGCGGGTGTTCGAGCAGTGGCAGCTGGGCCGCGACGGTGTCGATGATGGCGTGCTGCTGCTGGTGGCCGTGCAGGACCGCCGCGTGCGCATCCAGACCGGCTACGGCCTGGAAGGCGCGATTCCCGACGCCTACGCTGCGCGCATCATCGACAAGGCGATCGTGCCGCGCTTCCGCGAAGGCGACCTCGACCAGGGCCTCCTGGAAGGAACGAACGTGCTGGTCGCGCTGATCGACGGCGAGTCGCTGCCGGAATGGGAAGAACCGTCGGCACGCAACGTGCTCCCGCCGGACTGGCGCAGCGCCGATTCGGTGGTTGCACTGACGCTGCTGGCCGGCTTTCTCGCCGGTCTGTGGCGTTCGCCGTCCACACGACCGGCGGCAAAGACAGCGGACGACTTCGCACGCAGGCATCACCAGCGCCGGCGCGGAACATCGCGTGCGGCCACCCCGGCGCAGGCGCGAGCGAAGCGGTTGCCGGCCTGGGGCCGCCCGATGCTGGTGACCGCTGTCGTGGCCATGGGGATGCTGGCGGCGGCGCTGTGGGCGCCCCGGGCTGCGCTGGCGGCGCTGTGCTTCGTGCTGGCGCTGTGCGTACCGGTGGCGAGCCTGCTCGGCTGGTGCTGGCGCCGCAGCCGCGCGCTGCGCGTGGTGTTGCTGGGCCTGCTTGCGGTCAATGCAGGTTTCTTCGTGGTGATGCTGCTGCGGGGCCAGTTGCCGCCCAGCCTGGCCCTGCACACAGTGCTGGACCTGGCCGTGGGCATTGCCGCGATGCTGGTGTTTTTCCTCGTACAGGCCGGTCGCGCGCGCTGGCACAAGGATCGCCGCAGCTTCGCACTTCGGTTCGCAGTGTTGTTGCTGCTGAGCGCTGGTTACGCACTCTGCGCACTGCTGGCCATCGAACGGGCCGAGCCGGCTGCACGTCTTGCGGCAACAATCGGCTGGAGTGCGGGCACGCTGCTGCTGTACTTCGCGTGGATCTTCACCTTGCTGCCGGCTGACAGGGCGCGCGGTGGCCGCGGCTCATCCGCTGGCCAACGCAGCGCCTCCAGCAGCACATCGTCCAGCGCATCCTCAAGCAGTTCCAGCAGTTGGTCCGGGGGCGGCGGCCGCAGCGGTGGCGGAGGCGCGTCGGGCAGCTGGTAG